A single Flavobacterium sp. 1 DNA region contains:
- a CDS encoding L-rhamnose mutarotase — protein MNKKRFCFACNLVNESQLIEEYKAHHAQGKAWSEITESIKASGILDMEIYLAADHLFMIIETDESYSHKRKQQMDALNSKVQEWKKNDG, from the coding sequence ATGAATAAAAAACGTTTTTGTTTTGCTTGCAATTTAGTAAATGAATCTCAATTAATTGAAGAATATAAAGCACATCATGCTCAAGGTAAGGCTTGGTCTGAAATTACCGAGAGCATAAAAGCATCAGGTATTTTAGATATGGAAATTTATTTGGCGGCAGACCATCTTTTTATGATCATTGAAACGGATGAAAGTTATTCTCATAAAAGAAAACAACAAATGGATGCACTAAATTCTAAGGTTCAGGAATGGAAAAAAAATGATGGATAG